ttcctgtgatgcaaagctgaattttcagcatcattactccagccttcagtgtcacatgtaacatccagtctatcacatgatcatttagaaatcattctaatattctgatttattatgagtgttggaaaacagttctgctgtctaatatatttgatgaataaaaggttaaaaaagaactgcatttattcaaaaaagaaaaaaaaattctaataatatataatctaataatatattttctttatcactttttttatcaatttaacacatccttgctgaataaaagtattgattttatttaaaaagaaagaaaaaaacattactgaccccaaactactgaccagtagtgtatattgttattacaaaatatttatattttaaaaacatagcttctttcttttttttttttttttttactttttattcatcaaagtatcctaaaaaagtatcacatgatctgaaaaaaatattaagcagcagaactgtttccaactttgataatgaatcatcatattagaatgatttctaaaggatcatgtgataatgatcctaaaaattcagctttgcatcacagaaataaatgataatttaaagtataatacatttttaaaaaaattgttttaaattgtaataatatatcacaatattactttttttctgtatttttgatcatataaatgcaggcttgatgagcagaagaaacttctttttcaaaacatttaaaaatagtaatgtttccaaacttttgacctgtactgtatatatatatataaaataaaaaaaaaatagtttacatcatatatatatatatatatatgtgtgtgtgtatatatatatgatatatatatatatatatatatatatatatatataaatgtttatatattaaatgtatttatatataatataaaatataagaatatgaatatataaatgttaatatttaaaaaatatataatgtatgtgtgtgtatttatatatgcataataaatatacacaatatacacacaaatatacacaaacatatataatgtaaacaaaaacttttattttggatgcgattaatcgcgattaatcatttgacagcactaatttaaaataatctcgTCGTTTAACAGTTTATAATCGGTTAACAACCAGTTAGGAGaaataaccaaaatgaacatccctGGTAGGAACCCATTCATACCTCTCTTGAGGCACAGCAAACCAATATTCTGGTTGCCGCCCCCTGCCAGTGTACGAGTAGGCGGGGCTAGATGTCCGACCAGCGGCAAAGGACTTCCTCATTGGCTTCCCCACCTTAAAGCAGAGGAACATGGGCGGAGCTTTGCTCTTTTCTTCGTTGGACAGCAGCATATCTGTAAATCAGATCAGATACCAGCTCTGAACATCCAGTCTCCTGGCCTCATTAGTTGTGatgatctagaaaaaaaaattgccaaaaaacCCCCCGTTCTGCACTATTTAGGAGACACATTAAGTGCACAAGGGACAGAAGCATCATGTTGACTCTGCCGCAGGGCCATATGGGAAATTACGCAAGTGTTCAGCCTCTGTTTGTTTTTCCAATGTCACTATCAGCTTCTGCTGAGAGGCCTGATAAACCCTCATCTGTTAAACATACGAGCGCGAACACGAGACctctgctccaaaacctagtgCACTGCCTACAAAGAGAGCATTTTAGGAAATCAGACGTTTTCAACACatcaacaaattttaaataataaatctaaaaataaaataaaatataaacattaagtgaaaaacttgaaaacctgaaaaaaaaaaataatggaaatgttgctggcaactaactgaattaaaataagctTAAGCtgaagaactaaaattaaaagatatataaattaaagctaaataaaaaaaaaaaatgaaaccttatttaatataattttggatTCCGTTATAATGGCAGCTAACTGTTGCaagttaaaattactttaaattactaATTGAaacttaaaacaaattaaaaccatttacaaaatgaatttaaaaaaataataataaaaaaagataaaagcacactttaaaattattaaaattcaacttaaataaataaaaactagtgctgtcacacacttaatcatatccaaaataagtttttctttacataatatgtgtgtatattatgtatatataaaaacaaacacatgattgaatatatttaagaaaaataaatttatctattaaatgtatttatatataataaaaaaataagaatattttcaagatatatacactgtgtgtgtgtatttatatatacataataaatatacacaacacacacaaacatattaaaacttttattttggatgtgattaatcacgattaatcattgacagcactaataaaaacaaatacaataaaaaaacaaaaatattaataaatactataactgAATACAAACCGTACTAAACTAAAACTGTCACTTACTTCAGGTGGGATGTCGTCTATGTAGACAGCAGGCAGCTCACTAATGTTAGAAACTGCATGCTTGAAAACAGTCCTTCGCTGTGATTGGCCGGTCAGTCCTGTCAATCACACAGACTCACCTTCGATTGGTCTCTGCATTCTTTTTAGCAGCCATGACTTCATCTCGGCCTCATTGGCCCGTCTGTGCAGCTCCGCTTCAGAAAGCTGTGCGTCTGAGTTTGGTCCCTTATTATCCTCAACATTTGGTCCAGGCGAACTACTACATTTCCCAGAGTCCTCTAGGGTCGCCTTTGCTTTTTGGTCGCTTGCGGTCATCTCGATTGCAGAGACTCCATTTACTAACGTTTCGccccttgttttggtttcttCGTTCACTTCTGTGGTAGCTTCCTTCCAATCATGCACCAGTGCCGTGGGTTGAGACTGTAGCAGCTCTGCGTTGTCATCTGTGGATCGGTTGTGAAGGCCTTCGTCCTCGTCTTCCTCGGTGCGATAAGACGTCACGGATTGGTCCGTTGGCGTCTTTCTTTGCTCCTGTAGTGGCGCCCCCTCCTGGCCGGAGCAGGTGGTGTTAGACTCGCTCTGCAGCAGGTCTAGTTCGGTGAAACCTTCGTCCGACGGCGATTTGTCAGCGATCTGGCAACTTGATATCTCAGAGACAGCCGTTTCGATATCGTCTAACACGATTGGCCGGTTGGGCGCACCGAGAGCTTCGTAACGACTAAAGGGGTTCAGATCTCGCTCGGAGGGAAGCTCCTCCCACTCGCCTGGCCTGTATAATGGACAGAGATCCCGGGGTTCATCACTACCGCCGACAACAGcggccatcatcatcatcatgaggGTGGAGATGgtgaaattaaagagaaaaacaaacaaaacatcccaAATGAACAAACTCAAGACTCAactgaacaaaacagaaatatgacaaaacttaagataaatgtgatttttggagTCAAAGCTGAACCAAAATGgaatgagtaaaaaaataattaaaaaggtgaTTTGCATCAATAATTTTGATTCATCCTTCAGTTTGTgagaatgaacaaaaatgtattgaCAATTGTAGTCTACAGGGGAAAATTGCAGCATGGTGAATAAATGCTTGAAATATGCTACTATCAcactatttataaaatatgaactTACACATAACATTTAAATAGCTCATTTTGTCATTAAGCCTTTTCTGTAAATGTGtggttaaagtaaaaataaataaataatttaattaattaatacataaggtaaagtaggaaaaaaaagttaaataaataaataaataatgcatttttaaaaaataaaataaatacagaaaataaataaaattacattcacataaattaaataaagtgacaaaataaaaataaaataagttaaatcaaaataaattagttaaattacatttcaataaattaatatatgtaataaacaaaataaatgagttagaataaaataaataagttagaataaaataaataagttagaataaattaaatgatatcaaaaataattaagttaaatttaaataaataaaatagaagaaataaaatacatacaattttaaaaaagagaggaaataaaaaagttaaataaattagttaaaaataaattaaatgaaaataaaataaaaaaaaaagtaaataaatacatttcattttaacaaacaatacaaaacaactgGATTGTTATTGGTcattcagcatattaaaatattaaacactaaattaatttaattttaaccgtggacccataaataaaaaaaaaataaaaaaacaggaccCGGCTGCTCATAGAttacataataagagtcctactGGTATATAATCAAATCTTAATGGAGCTAAAACAAAATTTTGTTGCCGTCCCCAAACAAAACCTGCAGCTTGTTTCTAGTGGTAAACACAAGcacataatcatttaaataaaatgtttaaaaaaaacccataacCAACACAGAGGGGGTTTTCTAAGACcacaacaaaacacataaacacagaggAGTCTGTTGCTTACGACGGCAGCGCGTCCTTGAgcttcatacgggacacgtcatCATACAGGGCCACAGACAGCACCTCCTCCATGGGACAGATGAGACCGTACTCCTCACAGCCGTTCTCGATCACCAGCGGGTCAGATTTGTGCGGGTCAAACATGATGTTGTTGGGTGTTATAATCATCACTCCTCCCACAACTCCCTGCAGAGATCCCAGATACCTCAATTAAAGCTGAGATGCGTCTTTTCTGCATCGTGGAAATCGCTATAATGAGTAAAAATTTGGCCTGGGACAATAAATCGTTGCATCGCGAATCGAGTAATTATCCTGCATCGATTCTGAGGTTTTCTGGATTCATCGCGATTCTCTcctgaatcgattctgagcttagtttttaactaGTGCTGTTAAAATCCACTGGTCAGAGGATGTAGGAGCAGTGTTTTTCACTGTATCCTATCAGTgtcgcattacaagtaacgcaagttgtgtaatcagattactttttcaagtaactagtaaagtaatgcattacttttaaattcacAAGAAAACATCTTAGctactttttttcaaataagtaacacaagttGCATTTATTCACTACTGGCTGAGGCacattaatttcacttttggtgtgaaagggcctttacagttgccaaaaatacaacttttgggttttttgttattaaaaataaataagcaagtcCAGCCCAagtgacaaaaagtaacaaaaaaagtaaCGCAATGCACTGCTTTCCATAAAAGTAACTatgtaatgcaattagttacttttttatggagtaatgcaatattctAATGCacttcttttaaaagtaactttcagCAACACTGTATTCGGTTCAGGTATGacggttttctttaaaaaaaaaaaaaaaaaaaattttaatttttattcttttttttgttattattattgttatttttaaatcatttaaatagctAGGATTATCAGCTGTATGAAAAGTGACTAGGTTTGGTTTTTCGACCATTGAAATACACAATTTGTGCAGCAAAATTTGCCCATGGAGCCGCATTGAGATGCCCATATCTCATGAAATAAACCATATAGGGCCTtcaaaataaagatgacaaacaAAAAGTTCGTTAAGAACCAAAATCTAAATGGATATTgcaatatctttaatacttcttgagttacaggcatgcaaactttgaaGAAAGAACGTTTTTGCACTCAGACGGGTGTTTTCTAGGCGATTGTTTTGATAGAAGGAAACAAGATACGTTtctattttcaacattatttgttcttcagaccttcctctttaaaatacaaaaactatcaTCTGCGTGCCAAGTGACTCACATTTGGTTtctgaccactgaaaatgtgtataatttacTCATTGAGCAACACTGAAATCCCCATATCTCTGAACCATACCAGGGCCTTAAAAGAAATGCTTGTTAAGAACCATCATCTAAAAGGATATTAAGACATCTTcatgagttacaggcatgcaaactttgggcaaaaaacttaaaaagtgctttttcttcatttttgaatggtcaccattggcgtataatgcaacaaagattgctaaagtcaacataTTTGACTAATAGAGCTACAAatatctgtgtaaaaataacaatgaTGCTTCCAtctttctaaattaattttttaccgccttgtaatttggctctgaatctcaggtgaaaattgccattttgatcGCCCTCGACAAAATAGTGGAATactcaggttaaaaaaaaaaagcacagttctataatgtacttaaagtgctctattttcgtgcactatttttgtacttaatatacaaaAGTACTTAAGATAAActtaagtgtactcaactgtgctattttgggacaccatgaatatgaactaaaatgagcTTTTAACACACtgtctctgtatttaaaaaaaatatttagtcaccacttgtagtacacttgagtgTATGACAGATGGGTTCAAGTGTACTACACGcggtaattaaatacatttttttaaacacagacacagtatgttaaaaagctcattttagttcatattcatggtgtcccacagttgagtacacttaagtttatcttaagaagCACTAAAGAATCATTCTTAGTATATCAAGTacaaaaatagagcactttaagtacattatagaagtgtaattttttattttaagctggGGATACATCTGTGACACTTAATATTTGGCTTCCATCTCTATTTATGTTCGTctctcttcagaaaaaaataaactaaatcagAAATCTGAGCGGGGGAAGTTTGTGAAACAGCATCATGTAAGGCTCACCATGCCATCAGTGAAGTACTTGCAGCTCATCTTGAGGAATTTGACGGTGACCGGACTCTCGTCTTCAGAGAGAGGTGACGTCTCTCTGCGCACGGGCCGTCCGGACCTGCAGCTGGACTCACTGTCCTGTCAGACGGAGATATATCAGAGATCTGAAACTCATTCATTATTCATGACGCTTCTTATCCCTGCATTTGTCAACAATACAGCAGAACAAATCCACAGTTCAGCACTAACTCCTCAGAATGAAGTGCACTGGAGATTTAAGAGCTCCACCAGTAGTACATGATTGTTAGTGTCCAGTTATGAAATTCTGGGTTCGGAGGAAACTGCAGGAGGTTTGTGATcagatgaaaagctaataattctaaaagtgtgaaatgaaaacaaatggttttaaaataaaaacaatcagaataaaacaaatattttatttgtgccTGTCATGTGaacattaactgacatcagaaaAACTGtgtgaatttattaaacaatttattgaACTTTGagatattaacttaaaatcttagGGGAACTTCAAGAAAGTAATTTAGGTCAAAAATGGTTTAATCACTGAATGTCTGAGTATCATTGAAATactatgattttttaaattttttattatttattattttttattattttattttattagttatttatttgtttttaattttctattttcattttgatttttatattttagtgattctttttgtcatttttttttttttttagtttcattagggttaattgaaataaagctgaaataaaataaaatataaaaaaatatgataaaaaatgtaatttaaaatgcaaaaatgtacaattaaagttgaaaaagtacaactaaaatttttaataaaaaaaacagaaaaataaaaatgaaaaaaggcacagaacaaaatgaataaaactcaaattaaaactaaaacttaaaataaaaaaacctaaataataccttttagaacatcaagttaaattaaGTGAAGATGAGAAATATTTCCTTTGCAAGtagccgaaataaaataaaatttatataaaatgttaattaaaattatttgattttgagaaatatttccttaagttaattaaagttaaaatttaaaataaataaaataaaatttaaaaatattattttatattaatattataagaagttaaaatttctttttagttttatttaagtattatatCAATGGTTGctgtatattataaatgttgtttaatgaTAAGTGTATTAATTTTTTGCAATCTGATGAATAATGATAaagtattaaatcaaaaatactgtatactCTCAACCTacttacaaaataaacatttgtaatcatgAAGTTTGACTCGTGAAAGCACTGATGCACACAGTTTGTATTGTTGAGGATGTGCTTCATGCCGGAGGTGTTTCTGTGCTTCATGGCTGTgtatttaagagaaaaaaaggcCATCTGAAGCGTCTCACCTTCAGCTCCTTCTCTGTCGACTCGGCCGCTGTGAGATGATGCTCAGACGAACCGCGCTCTGATTGGTCCACATCAGGGACGAACAGTTTCTGAGCAGCAAACGAAATGTTAGGCTTTAGGTGTTCCTGAATCACTGATCAGACAGCAGGAGAGAGCCTCACCTGTCCAGGTACCACGCTGTGAGAGTAGAGACGGTTCAGCTGCACCAGTTTGTTCGGCGTGATGTTGAACTTCAGAGCGATGCTGTTCAGAGTGTCCTTCGGTCCGACCTGATCATCCACACATTCAGAGACATGCATCAAATACAAGCAGCTCACTGCTGAGATGAGCGGCGTTTATACAGCGAGACGAACTCACGGTGAACTCCGCGGTTCCCGGAggtctgcttctctctctcttgatCTGGCTGCATGATGTACTGTTGTCATCTGAAACTAAATCACAGAACAATTACTGCTTGCTGagaaaaacactgaacaaaatgtAAACGATAcattcattgtgcagtgtagagagtgtCATTAATCATAACGGAAGTAAGAGCGGCAGCTTTTGAAGTGATATTGTGATATGTAATTTATACAAGAAAGatacattgtttgtttttgatagtgtgttttattatttatgaagttGATCACTATCGTCTAATGTTCTGTTTCCGACCTAGATTCAATTGAAAGGCAAATCACCTAACAACTCGTAATATATCtcaagcattttatttaatagtttctTTAATCTGAGCGGTACAAGACTTGGCTACTTTTCCTAAGTTTGCcgcctgaacacacacaaaaaatgcactcaatttagatattttaatagtattttggcGATATTAATGTTCTTTTTTCTACAATTTTAATCTAAAACTTATAGGTTAAGTTCATTACAATAATGGTTTATAGATTTCAGCCTATAAACAGCCACTGAGTACTACAGTCAAATAGTGTATAttgattactttttatatttttataccaccATATGTCAGCAGATGCCACCAAAGTCATCAAATTTGTAGGTTTTGGCTGTCTGAACTTATtggaatgattttttatttatttattaattttttattattattattattatttttttactgttgtaaaataaatattaaatataacaaaaaataagattattttacaTAGAAATCTGTTACTTTTGgaggtaaataaatataaaataaaaaaaatcaattttttttttaactacaataaaagaaatattaaatataacaaaaaatgtaatattttaaattatgatttgttttttttagagttaTGTTAAttttagatgtaaatttaatataaaatataatttaaaaaatttgttttttaaataatttgttttttatattaagtaaaagatatatattaaatattatacattaaaaatctgttacttttagaggtaaataaataaaaaaaacacaaagaaaatcacaaataaatttactttttttactaaagtaaaataaatattaaataacaaaaaatgaatattttacattaaaaatctgttacttttagaggtaaataaatgaaaagaaaacaacaaaaaattgcataaattgaccctttttattttatcaaagatagtgatatgacatttatttaaaaaaaaaaaacaaatgagatcACATATGAGACCTGTGTGCCCAAACTTGTCCATGATCAACCAATTAAGAGCTGCTACATGAAAGATGAATGAGGGTTAAGGAGTCAAATATTGCCTCATAATGCGAAGGATAATTTCTGTCATTGATCAGAAGGTGTTCCTAATTATTTTTAAGTAGAAGCACGAGAGCTCCTAAAAAACACAAAGTCCTTAAGAATGTTACTTTACCTTTAAAAAACTAATTGCAAATGTTAATGTAAAgtataaactattaaatataaatctacAAATCACGCAATACTGTACCACTAAATAAGAAGTGTTTTTAATCAGAGACAATTACTTATCAttctcatgttttattaaatcataCTTTCATTTTActaatcaatatttttgtttgttttaatttggcCAGAATTGCAGGGTGCTGTCTTGATATCCATGAAGGTTTCGAGAAAATACGAAATAGTTaaagttaaatgttataatagattataaaggggtttataattaaatacatccGAAATGTTATCTAAAATGACCATTATTACCCCCCCAACCccgaaaaaatgtaatatgacgGAGGAAATGGATgtaagttaaataataatttataatttttttatttttttattttataacgcaatttaaaaaaaaaaaatatatatataatataatatagaaataatattttacaattatttacaaattattttataaataaaattctcatttcatttagtttaatgtgatgtacttaaataatgaataatactaaaacttaaatataaatttataaaaactataaaaacacataaaaaataataataaaaaagatgaatacacacaacacaattcctaaaactttaacagaaatgaaaatgaaaacagaaaactagaaataaactgaaaatattaataataataactaatactaatactaacacTGGTGTggtctgatttaaaaataatgactCTAATGAGGCTGTTccactgaatgaatgaatcaaaatgaCTCAAATGAGTCAAATGACTCAATCACTCACCGAATCAGTTGGAGTGAAAATATGTGACTCAAAACCAAAAACTGTTAAAGtctgttaaactgtaaaatatattaagtagTAATTGGTTGTTCATATCAGTCTCTTTATtctaaactaaaattgaaatattgaatTTAAGTAATACTAGCTAAAatacagcagaaataaaatagaaatattgggGGGAGGGGacttaaacaaatcaaaatttgaaaggCTGAAACACTacaatgactaaaattaaaactaaaatataaataaatgacaaatgcacataacaaaattactgaaattaaaattaaaatgaactgaaaacataaaaattatataaaaaataaataaaaacgacaaaagaacataaaaagcattcaaatgaaaatagtgcaaacaaattaaaaatgcaaatgtgtataaaattactaactgcaaataaaatgaaaaacgaaatcataaaatatttaaaacgtaaaaaaGCAAAAGTACATACAATttctaaaacttaaatgaaaatcataaaaacataaaaatatttttaaaaaataagacacttgcatataacaaaattactaatactaaaaatgtaaataaaatctatatataaaaaataaagcaaaaaaacttactaaaacaaagtaaataaataaaaatgacaaaacaacaacattaaaaacattaaaaaactgaaaacctaaaaataaaagcgGATTCAgcatattattgaatattataacAGCTTATAAAAGCACTAAAACAGCACTGGTTCCCATCAACACCGACTGTACAGACGACTTTCAACACTCTCTGAAACTAAGACACAGCAACATACATGACCAAACACACACGCATGATATATTCATCACATCCGTCAAAAACACTGAACAATCAGCATCAACTGAAGCCTCCATAACTAGTGTCTTATTCACTATGGAGTGTGTTCTGGATGGTTTCTCACACTCTCCTGTCAATGTTCAGTCAGCGGGACTTTATTTTACTCGCCTGGGTCAGCGCTGTAACTTCCTTAACAAACAgtgtgtgacctttgaccctctTCCTGTCCGCTCCCGTCTGTTTGACTCGATAAATAACACACTCACAGCTCGGTTTAAAGTCTGTAATCGTCACAAACACGGTCATGTGAAATCTAAATCCTCTCT
The sequence above is drawn from the Cyprinus carpio isolate SPL01 chromosome B20, ASM1834038v1, whole genome shotgun sequence genome and encodes:
- the LOC109065785 gene encoding nuclear receptor coactivator 7-like isoform X3 — encoded protein: MEKTEKRPGYFARLKKKRQLKQSQSEKADAEQSQSDLESKTPVICEPAPIGRSQERTDRSVSDDNSTSCSQIKRERSRPPGTAEFTVGPKDTLNSIALKFNITPNKLVQLNRLYSHSVVPGQKLFVPDVDQSERGSSEHHLTAAESTEKELKDSESSCRSGRPVRRETSPLSEDESPVTVKFLKMSCKYFTDGMGVVGGVMIITPNNIMFDPHKSDPLVIENGCEEYGLICPMEEVLSVALYDDVSRMKLKDALPSPGEWEELPSERDLNPFSRYEALGAPNRPIVLDDIETAVSEISSCQIADKSPSDEGFTELDLLQSESNTTCSGQEGAPLQEQRKTPTDQSVTSYRTEEDEDEGLHNRSTDDNAELLQSQPTALVHDWKEATTEVNEETKTRGETLVNGVSAIEMTASDQKAKATLEDSGKCSSSPGPNVEDNKGPNSDAQLSEAELHRRANEAEMKSWLLKRMQRPIEDMLLSNEEKSKAPPMFLCFKVGKPMRKSFAAGRTSSPAYSYTGRGRQPEYWFAVPQERVDHLYSFFIQWSPDTYGKDAQEQGFVVVEKDELTMIDNFFSDPIPRSWEIITINEAKRRQSFSFEDEEPLDLLPVLMDPSALLEDTHIEKLSTRLPARVQGYPWRLVYSTVVHGTSLKTLYRNLMELDCPVLMVIKDMDNQIFGAFSTHPFRLSEHYYGTGETFLYSFCPEIKVYRWMGENSYFVKGNTDSLQIGGGGGHLGLWLDADLYHGTTSKCSTFNNLPLSSKQDFTIQNLEVWSFE
- the LOC109065785 gene encoding nuclear receptor coactivator 7-like isoform X1, whose translation is MEKTEKRPGYFARLKKKRQLKQSQSEKADAEQSQSDLESKTPVICEPAPIGRSQERTDRSVSDDNSTSCSQIKRERSRPPGTAEFTVGPKDTLNSIALKFNITPNKLVQLNRLYSHSVVPGQKLFVPDVDQSERGSSEHHLTAAESTEKELKDSESSCRSGRPVRRETSPLSEDESPVTVKFLKMSCKYFTDGMGVVGGVMIITPNNIMFDPHKSDPLVIENGCEEYGLICPMEEVLSVALYDDVSRMKLKDALPSDEPRDLCPLYRPGEWEELPSERDLNPFSRYEALGAPNRPIVLDDIETAVSEISSCQIADKSPSDEGFTELDLLQSESNTTCSGQEGAPLQEQRKTPTDQSVTSYRTEEDEDEGLHNRSTDDNAELLQSQPTALVHDWKEATTEVNEETKTRGETLVNGVSAIEMTASDQKAKATLEDSGKCSSSPGPNVEDNKGPNSDAQLSEAELHRRANEAEMKSWLLKRMQRPIEDMLLSNEEKSKAPPMFLCFKVGKPMRKSFAAGRTSSPAYSYTGRGRQPEYWFAVPQERVDHLYSFFIQWSPDTYGKDAQEQGFVVVEKDELTMIDNFFSDPIPRSWEIITINEAKRRQSFSFEDEEPLDLLPVLMDPSALLEDTHIEKLSTRLPARVQGYPWRLVYSTVVHGTSLKTLYRNLMELDCPVLMVIKDMDNQIFGAFSTHPFRLSEHYYGTGETFLYSFCPEIKVYRWMGENSYFVKGNTDSLQIGGGGGHLGLWLDADLYHGTTSKCSTFNNLPLSSKQDFTIQNLEVWSFE
- the LOC109065785 gene encoding nuclear receptor coactivator 7-like isoform X2, with the translated sequence MEKTEKRPGYFARLKKKRQLKQSQSEKADAEQSQSDLESKTPVICEPAPIGRSQERTDRSDDNSTSCSQIKRERSRPPGTAEFTVGPKDTLNSIALKFNITPNKLVQLNRLYSHSVVPGQKLFVPDVDQSERGSSEHHLTAAESTEKELKDSESSCRSGRPVRRETSPLSEDESPVTVKFLKMSCKYFTDGMGVVGGVMIITPNNIMFDPHKSDPLVIENGCEEYGLICPMEEVLSVALYDDVSRMKLKDALPSDEPRDLCPLYRPGEWEELPSERDLNPFSRYEALGAPNRPIVLDDIETAVSEISSCQIADKSPSDEGFTELDLLQSESNTTCSGQEGAPLQEQRKTPTDQSVTSYRTEEDEDEGLHNRSTDDNAELLQSQPTALVHDWKEATTEVNEETKTRGETLVNGVSAIEMTASDQKAKATLEDSGKCSSSPGPNVEDNKGPNSDAQLSEAELHRRANEAEMKSWLLKRMQRPIEDMLLSNEEKSKAPPMFLCFKVGKPMRKSFAAGRTSSPAYSYTGRGRQPEYWFAVPQERVDHLYSFFIQWSPDTYGKDAQEQGFVVVEKDELTMIDNFFSDPIPRSWEIITINEAKRRQSFSFEDEEPLDLLPVLMDPSALLEDTHIEKLSTRLPARVQGYPWRLVYSTVVHGTSLKTLYRNLMELDCPVLMVIKDMDNQIFGAFSTHPFRLSEHYYGTGETFLYSFCPEIKVYRWMGENSYFVKGNTDSLQIGGGGGHLGLWLDADLYHGTTSKCSTFNNLPLSSKQDFTIQNLEVWSFE